ACCCTGGGGGTGCTCCTTCTGACGGTGCAGTATGGTCAGATTCCCTGGGTGTCTTTGATTCTTGCGTTTACCTTCGCTTTTTACGGTCTGGTGAAAAAAGTACTTGTGGTGGACTCCGTTACGGGAATGGCCTTGGAGACATTGGTAATGACACCGATTGCCCTTTTCTATCTGGGATACCTTCAGGGCATCGGTGCGGGGAGCTTTTTTACCTTGCCCCTGTCCACGGTACTGCTGTTGATGTTTTCTGGAGTGGCAACGGCAACGCCCCTGCTGTGGTTTGCAAAATGCACGAAACTGGTGCAGTTTTCCACCATCGGCTTTATGCAGTACATCGCCCCTACCATCAGCTTTTTCCTCGGCGTGTTTCTCTTTAAGGAGGATTTCAGTATGATCCATCTGGTGAGCTTTTGTTTTATCTGGACCGCACTGATCGTTTATACCTATGGGATGACCGGAGTGGAAAGGGCAAGGCGACGAAAAGCCCGAAAGGCGGTATAGGGAGAAAACCTGATCGGACCTATACCCGGGATGTATCCATGCCGGTTATCGGATAAATAAAAAGTCCGGCATGGTGACGGTAAAAAATTTAGTAACCGAAGGGAGCAATGGAAATGAATATCAATTTTTCAATAGAAGAAGCCGTGGAAAAACGGGTCAGCGTAAGAAACTATGTACCCCGGGAGGTGGAACCGGATACCCGAAAAGAAGTGGAAGGTTTTATCGCCTCCTTAAGTAATCCCTTCAAAAAGGAAGTGGAGTTTCACTTTCTCGATGCTAAAGCCATGGAGGACCGGGAAAAACTTGGGACCTACGGGGTCATTAAGGGAGCGAAACAGTATATCGGAACCACCATAAAAGATGAGGCGAAGGCCCTGGAAGCCCTGGGATATGAAATGGAAGTCCTGATGCTTTACTTAGCCCATAAAGGCCTTGGAACCTGTTGGTTAGGAGGAACCTTTAACCGTAAAGGCTTTGCCGGTGCGATGAATATTAAAGAAGATGAGCTGTTTCCCATCATAACCCCCTATGGATATCCGGCTGAAAA
The Isachenkonia alkalipeptolytica DNA segment above includes these coding regions:
- the rarD gene encoding EamA family transporter RarD — translated: MEEASKTIHRRDKNIGVLFGALAFIMWGSLPVYWKLLGQIPAVEILAHRITWSFVFVSLLLVVKGDYQALGLVLKNKKQLKLIFIAALLITLNWFTYIWAVNSNFVLQASLGYYINPLVVSLLSMIVFKERFNREKTLALILATLGVLLLTVQYGQIPWVSLILAFTFAFYGLVKKVLVVDSVTGMALETLVMTPIALFYLGYLQGIGAGSFFTLPLSTVLLLMFSGVATATPLLWFAKCTKLVQFSTIGFMQYIAPTISFFLGVFLFKEDFSMIHLVSFCFIWTALIVYTYGMTGVERARRRKARKAV
- a CDS encoding nitroreductase family protein, yielding MNINFSIEEAVEKRVSVRNYVPREVEPDTRKEVEGFIASLSNPFKKEVEFHFLDAKAMEDREKLGTYGVIKGAKQYIGTTIKDEAKALEALGYEMEVLMLYLAHKGLGTCWLGGTFNRKGFAGAMNIKEDELFPIITPYGYPAENKHLKERAMRKLIKADQRKKWQELFFNKDFQTPLPKVAVEEVAFPLEMVRLGPSASNKQPWRILRKNNAWHFYEYKEPGYSKYFSYDIQRVDMGIAAAHFDLALREKGIEGAFDTEREPAVELPEHMEYAFSWIAN